The following are encoded together in the Adhaeribacter arboris genome:
- a CDS encoding OsmC family protein produces MSSVIASADRSTGMVATVKMGSQSMKIDESGVATGEDTGPGPMDYIMSALGSCTVITLQMYAQRKNWPLERAQVTLQQRTLSGLEADLTPGNKRTVISKTLQLTGDLTPDQIERLKDISSRCPVQRTLEAGVLIETTLV; encoded by the coding sequence ATGAGTTCCGTAATTGCAAGTGCGGACCGCAGTACCGGAATGGTGGCTACGGTTAAGATGGGAAGTCAATCCATGAAAATTGATGAATCGGGAGTAGCCACCGGAGAAGATACCGGTCCTGGGCCAATGGATTATATTATGAGCGCCTTAGGCTCTTGTACGGTTATTACGCTGCAAATGTATGCGCAACGCAAGAACTGGCCCCTGGAACGAGCCCAGGTAACCTTGCAGCAGCGAACTCTATCGGGTTTAGAAGCCGACTTAACTCCAGGAAATAAACGTACTGTTATTAGTAAAACCCTGCAACTTACCGGCGATCTTACCCCGGATCAAATCGAGCGGCTTAAAGATATTTCTTCCCGTTGTCCCGTCCAACGAACCCTAGAAGCCGGCGTACTTATCGAAACTACGTTGGTGTAA
- a CDS encoding YceI family protein — MRTIKISTSILALTLLIGSATLNGTPRNPVKKATTKAVAATTLEADPAASTINWTAKKVGGQHTGTVKLSKGSLQVNGKKLVGGTFVMDMTTITDVDITNEEFNKKLTGHLKSEDFFSVEKNPTSTFKITKAAPIASTKAGEPNYTITGDLTIKGITNPVTFPATVKVDGANAEALAKVEIDRIKYDIKFRSSMLGTAADKIIDDIFVMDIKLVAGKTKTAKL, encoded by the coding sequence ATGAGAACAATTAAAATTTCTACCTCGATTCTAGCTTTAACTTTACTTATTGGTAGTGCTACTCTTAACGGCACACCGCGTAATCCGGTAAAAAAAGCCACTACTAAAGCCGTTGCCGCTACTACCCTGGAAGCCGATCCGGCCGCTAGTACCATTAACTGGACGGCTAAAAAAGTAGGTGGCCAACATACGGGCACCGTTAAATTATCGAAAGGCAGCTTGCAAGTAAACGGTAAAAAATTAGTGGGTGGTACCTTTGTAATGGACATGACCACCATTACCGACGTGGATATTACGAATGAAGAGTTTAACAAAAAACTAACCGGCCATTTAAAATCCGAAGATTTTTTCTCCGTTGAAAAGAATCCTACTTCTACGTTTAAAATTACCAAAGCAGCGCCCATCGCTAGCACGAAAGCCGGCGAGCCCAATTATACTATTACCGGCGACCTTACTATTAAAGGTATTACCAATCCGGTTACTTTCCCGGCTACCGTAAAAGTGGATGGCGCCAATGCCGAAGCTCTTGCCAAAGTAGAAATTGACCGGATTAAATACGACATTAAATTCCGCTCCAGCATGTTGGGTACGGCCGCTGACAAGATTATTGATGATATATTTGTAATGGACATTAAATTAGTAGCCGGTAAAACTAAAACCGCCAAATTGTAA
- a CDS encoding dioxygenase family protein produces the protein MKTSRRKFLAFLSPLPLLGLWALLPKIRPATLPPTPACDDHDDPTPSQTEGPYFKPESPERNSLMEASISGTKLILTGQVVNTNCQPVAKALLDWWHADDAGNYDNNGFRLRGHQYTDNKGNFRLETIVPGLYTGRTRHIHVKVQAPGKSILTTQLYFPDEPQNQRDGIYNKVLLMDIKPMEKNVHAGFTFVLPA, from the coding sequence ATGAAAACGAGCAGGCGTAAATTTTTGGCTTTTCTGTCTCCCCTTCCCTTACTGGGTTTATGGGCTTTGTTGCCTAAAATCCGACCGGCTACTTTGCCGCCTACTCCCGCTTGCGACGACCACGATGATCCCACACCTTCCCAAACCGAAGGTCCTTATTTTAAGCCCGAATCGCCGGAACGAAATAGTTTAATGGAAGCGAGTATTTCCGGCACCAAGCTTATTTTAACCGGGCAGGTAGTCAATACTAATTGCCAGCCGGTAGCTAAAGCTTTACTGGACTGGTGGCACGCCGATGACGCCGGCAATTACGACAACAACGGTTTCCGGCTCCGTGGTCATCAATACACCGATAACAAAGGTAACTTCCGGCTAGAGACCATTGTACCGGGTTTGTATACGGGTCGCACGCGACATATTCACGTAAAAGTGCAGGCTCCGGGAAAATCTATTTTAACTACGCAGCTATATTTTCCGGACGAACCGCAAAACCAGCGAGATGGAATTTACAACAAAGTTCTACTAATGGACATTAAACCAATGGAGAAAAATGTACATGCGGGCTTTACTTTTGTGCTCCCGGCCTAA
- a CDS encoding sensor histidine kinase: protein MPSLIRRNISVFIQILVWVLLAFLLLLFQPLTSEVKLPFQFWIKQAILFGAWLGTFYLNAKVWVPKLLLTNRTGWFFIAALGTAVGVVLLIYLVEVGLHIPELMHQAFHPGKPRKAGMGPPLYSLIGVLFSTIMVLAIGTSITTVQKWQKDAQLRQLLEQEKTSTELSFLKAQINPHFFFNTLNNIYALTMINIDSSRQALHTLSRMMRYVLYETTSGTTLLSKELGFIEDYIKLMQLRLTENVEVAFCKPNPVNDVMIAPMLLLPFVENAFKHGVSTILPCHIQIKVEQQGSELRVHVNNTIVNEKKLVLEESTGIGLVNTRRRLDLLYPGNYQLTAGENTPENEYQVHLTLNLS, encoded by the coding sequence ATGCCTTCTTTAATTCGCCGAAATATTTCCGTTTTTATACAAATCCTGGTTTGGGTTTTATTGGCCTTCCTGTTGTTATTATTTCAGCCGCTTACCTCAGAAGTAAAATTACCGTTCCAATTCTGGATAAAGCAAGCCATATTGTTTGGGGCATGGCTGGGGACTTTTTATTTAAATGCCAAGGTGTGGGTGCCAAAACTACTCCTGACAAATAGAACCGGGTGGTTTTTTATAGCTGCTCTTGGAACGGCTGTTGGGGTAGTTCTTCTAATTTATCTGGTTGAAGTAGGATTGCATATACCGGAACTCATGCACCAGGCTTTCCATCCGGGCAAACCTCGGAAAGCGGGTATGGGACCTCCTTTATATTCTCTTATTGGGGTTTTATTTTCTACTATTATGGTATTAGCCATTGGCACCAGCATTACCACCGTGCAAAAATGGCAGAAAGATGCGCAACTCCGGCAGTTACTGGAACAGGAAAAAACCAGTACCGAGCTGTCTTTTTTAAAAGCGCAGATTAATCCGCACTTCTTTTTTAATACGCTTAATAATATATATGCCCTTACCATGATCAATATCGACTCATCCCGGCAGGCTTTGCACACCTTGTCGCGGATGATGCGATACGTTTTATATGAAACCACCAGCGGCACTACCTTGCTCAGCAAAGAACTCGGATTTATTGAGGATTATATTAAATTGATGCAATTACGCTTGACGGAAAACGTAGAAGTTGCTTTTTGTAAACCTAACCCAGTAAATGACGTGATGATTGCCCCCATGTTGTTATTACCTTTCGTCGAAAATGCGTTTAAACACGGGGTAAGTACTATTTTGCCGTGTCACATTCAAATTAAGGTAGAGCAGCAAGGTTCGGAACTGCGCGTACACGTAAACAATACCATCGTAAACGAGAAAAAGTTGGTGTTGGAAGAAAGTACCGGCATTGGCCTGGTAAATACCCGCCGACGTTTGGATTTGCTGTACCCGGGCAATTACCAGCTAACCGCCGGTGAAAATACCCCGGAAAACGAATACCAGGTACATTTAACTTTAAACCTATCCTGA
- a CDS encoding LytR/AlgR family response regulator transcription factor — protein MMLTCIAVDDEPLALGLVCAFIEQTPFLKLVGRYSSAIEALRGLHEQPVDVLFLDIQMPDLTGIELARVLDKGKPGKNPRVIFTTAFNQFALESYRVDALDYLVKPFNYEEFLRAASKAKAYFDLIQPQVNATAAATPEEEYLFLKVEYQLVRISFNDILYIEGLKDYVKVHLQSEAKPLLSLTSLKALEEKLPARRFMRIHRSFIVALDKIKAITRNTVQIGETMIAVSDQYKENFNQFLNKWV, from the coding sequence CTGATGCTTACTTGTATCGCCGTGGATGATGAACCGCTGGCCTTAGGCCTGGTTTGCGCCTTTATTGAACAAACGCCTTTTCTGAAATTAGTGGGCCGGTACTCCAGCGCCATTGAAGCCTTACGAGGCTTGCACGAACAACCCGTAGATGTTTTATTTCTGGATATTCAAATGCCCGATTTAACGGGTATTGAACTGGCCCGGGTCTTGGATAAAGGTAAGCCTGGTAAAAACCCACGCGTTATTTTTACCACCGCTTTTAATCAATTTGCCCTGGAAAGTTACCGGGTAGATGCGCTGGATTATTTAGTAAAACCTTTTAATTACGAAGAGTTCTTGCGGGCAGCCTCCAAAGCCAAAGCTTATTTCGATTTGATTCAGCCCCAGGTTAATGCAACTGCAGCCGCAACTCCCGAAGAAGAATACTTGTTTTTAAAAGTAGAGTACCAGTTAGTGCGCATTTCTTTTAATGATATTTTGTACATCGAGGGTTTAAAAGACTACGTAAAAGTGCACCTGCAGAGCGAAGCAAAGCCATTGCTCTCGCTAACCAGTCTGAAAGCCCTAGAAGAAAAATTGCCTGCCCGGCGGTTTATGCGCATTCACCGTTCTTTTATTGTAGCCTTGGATAAAATCAAAGCCATTACGCGCAATACGGTACAAATAGGAGAAACTATGATTGCGGTTAGTGATCAGTACAAAGAAAATTTTAATCAGTTTTTAAATAAATGGGTGTGA
- a CDS encoding ABC transporter permease/substrate-binding protein: MAAESSTLFSFMQEQSGKILEQSMTHTGLTFLSLLLAVSIGLPLGIIIAEKKKLAGPILGLAGILQTIPSIALLGFLIPFLGIGAKPAIAALFLYALLPIIRNTYTGITSVNPIVKDAAKGMGMTKIQILRQVELPLALPVILAGIRTATVINVGVATLAAYIAAGGLGEFIFGGIALNNSNMILAGAIPAAGLAILFDFLLGRLQNLNLRKVKRVVWLLPLALLILATFYLIPPAFGTKLLAGFTPEFMGRQDGFLGLQNIYKLNIRNVVISDAVMYQAAYEKELDVISGYSTDGRLKAFDLIILEDDKHIFPPYYAAPIVRNEALEQFPALANILNLLAGQINDSIMTELNYQVDYLKQSPETVARNFLQQKKLWRPTRHGTGKVVRIGSKIFGEQYILASMYTQLLQGYSNYRVETKTGLGGTKICFDALTNNQIDLYPEYTGTGLLVILQPTPTQINQLGTSKEKVYEFVKDEFKKQYQITWLTPIGFNNAYALMMRREQAATLGIKSITDLNQYLQKSKL; the protein is encoded by the coding sequence ATGGCCGCCGAATCATCTACTTTGTTTTCTTTTATGCAGGAGCAATCCGGTAAAATACTGGAGCAAAGCATGACGCATACGGGCCTAACCTTTTTATCCTTACTGCTGGCCGTGAGCATTGGCTTACCGCTCGGAATAATTATCGCCGAAAAGAAAAAATTAGCTGGTCCTATTCTGGGTTTGGCGGGAATTCTGCAAACTATCCCGAGCATTGCCTTATTGGGTTTTCTGATTCCCTTTCTGGGCATTGGCGCTAAACCGGCTATTGCCGCTTTGTTTTTGTACGCTTTATTACCGATTATCCGCAATACCTACACCGGCATTACTTCGGTAAACCCAATAGTAAAAGATGCCGCGAAAGGTATGGGTATGACCAAAATTCAAATTTTACGGCAGGTAGAACTGCCCTTAGCATTACCCGTTATTTTGGCCGGCATTCGTACGGCAACGGTTATTAATGTAGGGGTGGCTACTCTGGCCGCTTATATTGCGGCGGGTGGTTTAGGCGAGTTTATTTTTGGTGGTATTGCTTTAAATAATTCAAATATGATTCTGGCGGGAGCCATACCCGCCGCAGGTTTAGCTATTCTTTTTGATTTTTTATTAGGCCGATTGCAAAATCTTAATCTCCGGAAAGTAAAACGGGTAGTCTGGTTATTGCCGCTTGCTCTATTAATATTAGCTACTTTTTACCTGATTCCGCCCGCTTTCGGCACCAAATTACTCGCCGGATTTACCCCCGAATTTATGGGACGGCAAGATGGATTTTTGGGTTTGCAAAATATTTACAAGTTAAACATCCGGAATGTAGTAATTAGCGATGCCGTGATGTACCAGGCTGCTTACGAAAAAGAACTGGACGTAATTAGCGGTTACTCCACCGATGGCCGCTTAAAAGCTTTTGATTTAATTATTCTGGAAGATGATAAACATATTTTCCCGCCGTACTACGCGGCTCCAATCGTCCGGAACGAAGCTTTAGAACAATTTCCCGCACTAGCCAATATTCTAAATTTGCTCGCCGGTCAGATCAACGATTCCATTATGACCGAGCTTAATTACCAGGTCGATTATTTGAAGCAAAGCCCGGAAACGGTAGCGCGAAACTTTCTACAGCAAAAAAAGCTATGGCGTCCTACCCGCCACGGCACGGGAAAAGTAGTCCGGATTGGTTCGAAGATTTTTGGGGAGCAATACATTTTGGCTAGTATGTATACTCAACTGTTGCAAGGCTATTCTAACTACCGGGTAGAAACCAAAACTGGATTGGGTGGTACTAAAATTTGCTTCGACGCTTTAACTAATAACCAAATTGATTTATACCCCGAATATACCGGCACTGGTTTACTCGTTATTCTGCAGCCTACTCCTACTCAAATAAATCAGCTGGGTACCAGTAAAGAAAAGGTGTATGAGTTTGTGAAGGATGAGTTTAAAAAGCAATACCAAATTACTTGGTTAACTCCTATCGGGTTTAATAACGCTTACGCTTTAATGATGCGCCGGGAACAAGCCGCTACTTTGGGAATAAAAAGTATTACGGATTTAAATCAGTATTTACAAAAAAGTAAATTATAA
- a CDS encoding ABC transporter ATP-binding protein, protein MIEVKQVSKNFGPVKAVDNVSFSVAAGETLILLGTSGCGKTTTLRMLNKLEEPSAGIITFNNQPISEIPPEQLRRRMGYVLQHTGLFPHYTVAENMAIVPRLLKWESRRIQDRAIELLHKLHLSEEYLTLYPDQLSGGQQQRVGLARALMADPPVLLLDEPFGALDPITRVHIRQEFLHLDELKRKTVIMVTHDITEAFELGDRICLMQQGRIEQMGLPKELLFQPKSDFVRSFLKEQQLPLELKNVTLAEIGIAGIQNVPASGSVWDALALLLPPPNSSDFTPPTNEKTTNKNPPAANAPEINQLLKALQNFRKS, encoded by the coding sequence ATGATTGAGGTAAAGCAGGTATCAAAAAATTTCGGGCCGGTAAAAGCCGTTGATAATGTGTCGTTTTCGGTAGCGGCCGGCGAAACACTTATTTTGCTCGGTACCAGCGGCTGCGGCAAAACGACTACCCTCCGTATGCTGAATAAGTTAGAAGAACCTTCCGCCGGCATTATTACCTTTAATAACCAACCCATCAGCGAAATACCTCCGGAACAATTACGCCGGCGCATGGGCTACGTGCTGCAGCATACCGGCTTGTTTCCGCATTATACCGTTGCCGAAAATATGGCGATTGTACCCCGGTTACTTAAATGGGAATCGCGTCGCATTCAAGACCGGGCCATAGAACTCTTGCATAAACTGCATCTTTCGGAAGAATACCTAACCCTTTATCCCGATCAGCTCAGTGGTGGGCAACAGCAGCGCGTGGGTTTAGCCCGGGCCTTAATGGCCGATCCACCGGTGTTGCTCCTGGATGAACCTTTTGGCGCCCTCGACCCGATTACCCGGGTTCATATCCGGCAGGAGTTTTTACATCTCGACGAATTGAAGCGCAAAACCGTAATTATGGTAACCCACGATATTACCGAAGCTTTTGAACTGGGCGACCGGATTTGCCTCATGCAACAAGGTCGGATAGAACAGATGGGTCTACCAAAAGAACTATTGTTTCAGCCGAAAAGTGATTTTGTCCGCTCTTTTTTAAAAGAACAGCAACTGCCTTTAGAGCTTAAAAACGTAACTCTGGCCGAAATTGGTATCGCCGGAATCCAGAACGTACCGGCTTCCGGGAGTGTTTGGGATGCTTTGGCGCTTTTGCTGCCGCCACCTAACTCTTCGGATTTTACTCCCCCAACAAACGAAAAAACAACAAACAAAAACCCGCCGGCTGCTAACGCGCCGGAAATAAATCAATTATTAAAAGCTTTACAAAACTTCCGGAAAAGCTAA
- a CDS encoding nuclear transport factor 2 family protein, whose product MTEEFAKHFAAEWVASWNSHDLDRILEHYTNDFSITTPMALKIIPESNGVVAGKNKVRAYWEQGLKLIPNLHFEMIDVLVGMNGLTIYYRNTATGRKTVEVMFFNEQQKVEKAFAMYS is encoded by the coding sequence ATGACCGAAGAATTTGCCAAACATTTTGCGGCGGAATGGGTAGCTTCCTGGAATTCGCATGATTTAGACAGGATTTTAGAGCATTACACAAATGATTTTTCTATTACAACTCCCATGGCTTTAAAAATTATACCCGAAAGTAATGGAGTAGTAGCTGGTAAAAATAAAGTTAGAGCATACTGGGAACAAGGCTTGAAATTAATACCCAACTTGCATTTTGAAATGATAGATGTGTTGGTGGGGATGAACGGCTTAACCATTTACTACCGCAATACCGCTACCGGCCGGAAAACAGTAGAAGTGATGTTTTTTAATGAGCAACAAAAGGTAGAAAAAGCTTTTGCCATGTATTCCTGA
- a CDS encoding VOC family protein yields the protein MILEHVAIWTIQLETLKNYYQQFFGGQPNEKYRNESTEFESFFLTSAAGARLELMTKPNLPDNKKDTLASQHQGITHLAFGVETMQEVEEKAKEWQQAGFPILRGPRKTGDGYYEFETFDPDNNRLEVTTLFVSGN from the coding sequence ATGATTTTAGAACACGTTGCTATCTGGACCATTCAATTAGAGACTTTAAAAAATTATTACCAGCAATTTTTTGGCGGCCAACCCAATGAAAAATACCGGAATGAATCCACCGAATTTGAAAGCTTCTTTTTAACTTCTGCTGCGGGAGCCCGGTTAGAGTTAATGACGAAACCTAATTTACCCGATAACAAAAAAGATACGTTAGCCAGTCAGCACCAAGGTATTACTCACTTGGCGTTTGGGGTAGAAACCATGCAAGAAGTAGAAGAAAAAGCAAAAGAATGGCAGCAAGCCGGTTTTCCAATTCTACGAGGTCCCCGGAAAACGGGTGATGGCTATTACGAGTTCGAAACCTTCGATCCGGACAATAACCGCCTGGAAGTAACCACGCTTTTCGTTTCGGGCAATTAA
- a CDS encoding phytanoyl-CoA dioxygenase family protein — protein sequence MPPALTNAQIQQFIHEGYIRLDNAFPEELAAQGRTILWQAIPCNLNDPTTWTQPVIRLGDFSQEPFRKAANTANLHSAFDQLVGKEAWVPRMSLGSFPVRFPSNEEPNDTGWHVDASFPGADLRDYLAWRINVFSKGRALLMLFLFSDVSEKDAPTRIRVGSHLKVACLLKPAGEAGLSFMELANKLKATDGLEEVSATGPAGTVYLCHPFIVHAAQPHHGTNPRFLAQPPLVPTKDFVLQRSDNNYSPIEIAIRLGLRLD from the coding sequence ATGCCGCCTGCCCTTACCAATGCGCAAATTCAGCAATTTATACACGAAGGTTATATTCGTCTGGACAATGCTTTTCCGGAGGAGCTAGCCGCGCAAGGCCGGACTATTTTGTGGCAAGCTATCCCATGTAATCTCAATGATCCTACTACCTGGACGCAACCGGTTATCCGGCTGGGAGATTTTAGCCAGGAACCTTTTAGAAAAGCTGCCAACACCGCCAATCTGCACAGCGCCTTCGACCAATTGGTAGGCAAAGAAGCTTGGGTTCCCCGAATGAGTTTGGGAAGTTTTCCGGTTCGGTTTCCCAGTAACGAAGAGCCTAATGATACGGGTTGGCACGTGGATGCCAGCTTTCCGGGTGCCGACTTAAGGGATTACCTTGCGTGGCGGATAAATGTATTTTCAAAAGGTCGGGCTTTGCTGATGCTGTTTCTTTTCTCAGATGTGAGCGAAAAAGATGCCCCCACCCGAATTAGAGTAGGTTCGCATTTAAAGGTAGCCTGCTTGTTAAAGCCCGCCGGGGAAGCGGGTCTTTCGTTTATGGAACTGGCAAATAAACTGAAGGCTACCGACGGCCTGGAGGAGGTTTCAGCAACCGGGCCGGCGGGTACGGTATATTTGTGTCATCCGTTTATCGTGCATGCGGCTCAACCGCATCATGGTACTAACCCGCGTTTCCTGGCTCAACCGCCTTTGGTACCAACGAAAGATTTTGTGCTGCAACGCTCGGATAATAATTACTCCCCAATAGAAATAGCTATTCGGTTAGGACTTAGGCTAGACTAA
- a CDS encoding ROK family protein encodes MSALLSEDTYLDTLNHVERKKHLQKLKIIKFLYVKGAKTNAAICEHFTISAPTSMALLNELISEGIVEKQGRGLSVGGRKPDLYGLQENSLFVLSIEMEKHKTRMAIFNNKDKNITGIRTFPLQITQDLTAVDQLYSCVEELIQSAGVDKNKLIGVGISVPGLVASKEGNTYTYLLTTHSSESLEEILEKKFKKPVFIQNDVKTISLAEYRFGKARGKKDVLVVWMDWGIGLGMIMDGKLRSGASGFAGEFGHIPVVDDGLLCQCGKRGCLETVASGMALVRLAKEGIKAGAVSMLSELSAQEIEQLEPPVIIEAANRGDQFAIRILSEVGIHLGKGLAILIQLFNPELIILSGTIAEARQYITTPVQQSLNTYCMAQLREKTSIALSDLGENTLILGSLALVMENIFENNIGFAKNKEV; translated from the coding sequence ATGAGCGCCTTACTCTCCGAAGATACTTACTTAGATACGCTTAATCACGTCGAGCGCAAAAAGCATTTACAAAAGCTTAAGATTATTAAATTTTTATACGTTAAAGGAGCTAAAACGAACGCCGCTATCTGCGAACATTTTACTATTAGTGCGCCTACTTCTATGGCGCTTCTAAACGAGCTAATCTCGGAAGGTATCGTCGAAAAGCAAGGCCGGGGTTTATCGGTTGGCGGGCGTAAGCCGGATTTATACGGTTTACAGGAAAATTCGCTGTTTGTCCTGAGTATTGAAATGGAAAAGCACAAAACCCGGATGGCTATTTTCAATAATAAAGACAAAAATATCACTGGTATCCGCACTTTTCCTTTGCAAATTACCCAGGATTTAACTGCGGTGGACCAATTGTACTCGTGCGTCGAAGAACTCATTCAATCTGCCGGAGTGGATAAAAATAAACTTATTGGCGTTGGCATAAGTGTGCCCGGCTTAGTGGCTTCGAAAGAGGGAAACACTTATACCTATTTATTAACCACTCATTCATCGGAGTCGCTGGAGGAAATTCTCGAAAAAAAATTTAAAAAACCGGTTTTTATTCAGAACGACGTAAAAACCATTAGTCTGGCCGAATACCGGTTTGGCAAGGCCCGCGGTAAAAAAGATGTACTGGTAGTCTGGATGGATTGGGGCATTGGCTTGGGAATGATCATGGATGGTAAATTGCGGAGCGGTGCTTCGGGCTTCGCCGGCGAATTCGGGCATATTCCCGTAGTGGACGATGGTTTATTGTGCCAATGCGGTAAGCGCGGCTGCCTGGAAACGGTAGCTTCGGGTATGGCTTTGGTGCGCTTAGCCAAAGAAGGAATTAAAGCGGGCGCTGTTTCTATGTTAAGCGAATTATCCGCCCAAGAAATAGAGCAACTAGAGCCGCCCGTCATTATCGAGGCGGCGAACCGAGGTGATCAATTTGCCATCCGAATTTTATCGGAAGTAGGAATACATTTAGGCAAAGGCCTGGCTATTTTAATTCAGCTTTTTAATCCGGAGTTAATTATTTTGAGTGGTACCATTGCGGAAGCCCGGCAATATATTACTACGCCGGTTCAGCAATCTTTAAATACGTATTGCATGGCGCAACTCCGCGAAAAAACCAGCATTGCCTTGTCGGATTTAGGCGAAAACACTTTGATTTTGGGTTCTTTGGCTTTGGTAATGGAAAATATTTTCGAAAACAATATTGGCTTTGCCAAAAATAAAGAAGTGTAA